In 'Nostoc azollae' 0708, the following are encoded in one genomic region:
- a CDS encoding DUF488 domain-containing protein, with protein MCAEQDPIVCHRAILICPHLESAGLEVYHFRKNDNLEVDQDLANRVLKQHNLYRISTKNKSHVKQLSLLDKQSTQTMGK; from the coding sequence ATGTGTGCGGAACAGGATCCTATAGTTTGTCATCGAGCAATTTTGATTTGTCCACATTTGGAAAGTGCTGGTTTAGAAGTTTATCATTTTCGTAAGAATGACAATTTAGAAGTGGATCAAGATTTAGCAAATAGAGTCTTAAAACAGCATAATTTATATAGAATTTCGACCAAAAATAAAAGTCATGTTAAACAACTTTCTCTATTAGATAAGCAATCTACACAAACTATGGGGAAATAA
- a CDS encoding helix-turn-helix domain-containing protein, with protein sequence MARPFNLEVQESAEYLSKSLKNARTALDKERLQMLWWIKTEQVTQHQEVSRRLGRDGSTITGWLQRYGKGGLSSL encoded by the coding sequence ATGGCACGCCCTTTCAATCTAGAAGTTCAAGAAAGTGCTGAGTATTTGTCAAAAAGCCTGAAAAATGCGCGGACAGCATTAGACAAAGAACGTTTACAAATGCTGTGGTGGATAAAAACAGAACAAGTAACCCAGCATCAAGAAGTGAGCCGAAGATTGGGCAGAGATGGGTCAACAATAACAGGATGGTTACAAAGGTATGGAAAAGGAGGACTATCTTCTCTTTGA
- a CDS encoding winged helix-turn-helix domain-containing protein, with protein MLSQLISKLESPQRFSSYRQIVEWLEQEWHVQVKYKTVYSLVPYKLGAKLKVPRPISSSQDEQAINLFKKTSPLPW; from the coding sequence ATGCTATCACAACTAATATCAAAGTTAGAATCCCCCCAAAGGTTTAGCAGTTATAGGCAAATTGTGGAATGGCTAGAGCAAGAATGGCACGTCCAAGTCAAATACAAGACAGTTTACAGTTTAGTGCCCTACAAACTAGGGGCAAAATTGAAAGTACCTCGACCCATCAGCTCATCACAAGATGAGCAAGCTATAAACCTTTTTAAGAAAACATCCCCCTTGCCTTGGTAG
- a CDS encoding transposase — translation MITARGVKPVVRVQWPRKAFWLYGVVEPTSGWHFCQEYPHLNSENFQKFLDVLSQELGSDMALMQMDQASAHQALALSCPKNIIPIFQPSHSPQLNPMERLWQFIKRQFKGESFSHLDQLRQGVQHELAQLSSEVISSLTSYDFILEALFHQTLFCAAS, via the coding sequence GTGATTACGGCTCGTGGTGTTAAACCTGTAGTGAGGGTGCAGTGGCCACGAAAAGCATTTTGGCTTTATGGAGTTGTTGAACCCACCTCTGGATGGCATTTTTGTCAGGAATATCCTCATCTAAACAGTGAGAATTTTCAGAAATTCTTGGATGTCCTATCTCAAGAATTAGGTTCTGATATGGCATTAATGCAGATGGATCAAGCTTCTGCACACCAAGCTTTGGCACTGTCTTGCCCTAAAAATATTATTCCCATTTTTCAACCATCTCACTCTCCTCAACTTAACCCCATGGAGCGATTATGGCAGTTTATTAAACGTCAGTTCAAAGGTGAAAGTTTCTCACATCTCGACCAATTGCGTCAAGGAGTTCAACATGAATTAGCTCAATTATCTTCTGAGGTCATCTCCTCTTTGACCAGTTATGATTTCATCCTTGAAGCTCTGTTTCATCAAACTTTATTCTGTGCAGCCTCATAG
- a CDS encoding dual OB domain-containing protein yields the protein MQIFDITCIAKSSKHGGICIAGIKTGGSGWLRPNSNKRNGTLYPEHYSTQDGSEPQLFDNIRIAFIRLK from the coding sequence ATGCAGATTTTTGATATTACTTGTATCGCTAAATCTAGTAAGCATGGTGGAATTTGTATAGCTGGTATAAAGACTGGTGGTTCTGGGTGGTTGCGGCCAAATTCTAATAAAAGAAATGGTACATTATATCCAGAACATTACAGTACTCAAGATGGTAGTGAACCACAGTTATTTGATAATATTAGAATTGCTTTTATTAGATTGAAGTAA
- a CDS encoding dual OB domain-containing protein, with amino-acid sequence MATFSTSYLEQVRKLIKPEIQKYFSEPQLLGNSDQFISYEDLQSSLLKSSLAMMNSQVLQWEIKYNSKNKRTFRCLFCLCGNFYDLQITDPA; translated from the coding sequence ATGGCAACTTTTAGCACAAGCTACTTAGAACAAGTCAGAAAATTGATTAAACCAGAAATTCAGAAATATTTTTCTGAACCTCAATTATTAGGTAATTCTGATCAATTCATAAGTTATGAGGATTTGCAAAGTTCACTGCTTAAATCTTCATTAGCTATGATGAATTCACAAGTATTACAATGGGAAATTAAATACAATTCAAAAAACAAAAGAACATTTAGATGTCTGTTTTGCTTATGTGGTAATTTCTATGATTTACAAATTACTGATCCGGCTTAG
- a CDS encoding 2TM domain-containing protein: protein MTYNSEEMQQILEVAFKRKQEGEFTRENIIEIASELGVSSESLKAAEQEWLTEEVEVKKQQISNNQKQQEFKLHLITFIAVNGFLILLNLFTSPGYFWAIFPLLGWGLGLFLHWMKVYKI, encoded by the coding sequence ATGACTTACAATTCAGAAGAAATGCAACAGATTCTTGAAGTTGCTTTTAAACGTAAGCAAGAGGGAGAATTTACACGGGAAAATATTATAGAAATAGCATCAGAATTAGGTGTTTCTTCCGAATCCTTAAAAGCTGCGGAACAAGAATGGTTAACCGAAGAAGTTGAAGTTAAAAAACAGCAGATATCTAATAATCAAAAACAGCAAGAATTCAAATTACATCTGATTACTTTTATTGCAGTCAATGGATTTTTGATTCTGTTGAATCTGTTCACAAGTCCTGGATATTTTTGGGCTATCTTTCCCCTATTGGGTTGGGGATTAGGTTTGTTTCTACATTGGATGAAGGTTTATAAAATCTAA
- a CDS encoding energy-coupling factor transporter transmembrane component T family protein, with translation MDLLRSLPLGLYLEQPQTWLHRLDPRVKLIWLLSFLTSYVVANNYWRVLLVVLLVIVTLIARIPLRVWRQQMGWLLVLSFMVLALGAISPDGLGINYQSRLPPNQQVSTQSAIPQNTKSNSETASSKKQYRYVLFHKGPVKVNRRSLDLAISLSTIVFTLIYSTNLYLLTTAPEEITSGMESLMQPLRRFKIPVTEITLSLTLSLRFIPLVLEEIQNLIRSVMTRAINWKKLGLKGGAKVWLIVIERLLENLLLRAEQMANAMMVRGFTSPNEHRVKWQELKLGTGDWLAIVILIIFWSLRIALGTEVS, from the coding sequence ATGGACTTACTGCGATCGCTGCCTTTAGGATTATATTTAGAACAGCCACAAACTTGGTTACATAGACTAGATCCGCGCGTTAAATTAATTTGGTTATTGAGCTTTCTCACCAGCTATGTTGTTGCTAACAACTATTGGCGCGTTTTACTAGTCGTACTGCTAGTCATTGTTACCCTAATTGCTAGAATTCCACTGAGAGTATGGCGGCAACAAATGGGCTGGCTGTTAGTGCTATCATTTATGGTACTGGCACTTGGTGCGATTAGTCCTGACGGACTAGGTATAAATTATCAGTCCCGTCTACCGCCCAATCAACAAGTATCAACTCAATCAGCAATTCCTCAGAATACTAAAAGCAATTCAGAAACAGCAAGTAGCAAAAAACAATATAGATATGTGCTATTTCATAAAGGACCCGTGAAAGTAAATCGCCGTTCCTTAGATTTAGCAATTAGCCTGAGTACAATAGTATTTACTTTAATTTACAGCACTAACTTATATCTGTTGACAACTGCACCAGAAGAAATAACTTCTGGAATGGAAAGCTTAATGCAACCCCTACGAAGGTTTAAAATACCAGTCACAGAAATCACCCTGAGTCTAACTTTATCTTTGCGGTTTATTCCCCTAGTCTTAGAAGAAATCCAAAACCTAATTCGTTCTGTCATGACTAGAGCAATTAATTGGAAAAAACTAGGATTAAAAGGAGGAGCTAAAGTTTGGTTAATTGTCATTGAAAGACTATTAGAAAACCTGCTTTTACGTGCCGAACAAATGGCAAATGCTATGATGGTAAGAGGTTTTACTAGTCCTAATGAACATCGAGTTAAATGGCAAGAATTAAAATTAGGAACAGGTGATTGGCTGGCTATAGTGATTTTAATTATATTTTGGAGTTTAAGAATAGCCTTGGGTACAGAAGTTTCCTAG
- the der gene encoding ribosome biogenesis GTPase Der produces MALPIVAIIGRPNVGKSTLVNRLAGDQTAIVHDEPGVTRDRTYRPAFWGNREFVVVDTGGLVFNDDTEFLPLIRQQALMALSEACAAIFVVDGQRGPMPADQEIADWLHQQPVPILLAVNKCESPDQGLIQASGFWELGLGEPYPISAIHGSGTGEILDELITHVPNVKDSPEDNVIKVAIIGRPNVGKSSLLNAFVGEERAIVSPISGTTRDTIDTEIVRNGQTYRLIDTAGIRKKKHIEYGTEFFSINRAFKAIRRADVVLLVLDAEDGATEQDQKLAGRITEEGRACIIVVNKWDAVEKDSYTIYDYEKGLEARLHFTEWADIIFVSAVTGQRVEKILELVNKAAQAHKRRVTTSVVNEVLTDAVSWHSPPTSRGGRQGKIYYGTQVSTQPPTFALFVNDAQRFNDNYRRYIERQFRKQLGFDGTPIRLFWRSKKVREMELGSLNRATRVK; encoded by the coding sequence ATGGCACTGCCAATTGTTGCAATTATTGGTCGCCCCAATGTGGGCAAATCCACTTTAGTTAATCGTCTCGCCGGCGATCAAACGGCGATAGTCCATGATGAACCCGGTGTGACGCGCGATCGCACCTATCGTCCGGCATTTTGGGGAAACCGCGAATTTGTGGTAGTCGATACTGGCGGTTTAGTATTTAACGATGACACCGAATTTCTCCCTTTGATTCGTCAACAGGCATTAATGGCGCTTTCCGAAGCCTGTGCAGCTATTTTTGTAGTCGATGGACAAAGAGGCCCAATGCCAGCGGATCAAGAAATCGCCGATTGGTTACATCAGCAGCCTGTACCAATTTTATTGGCTGTCAACAAATGTGAATCACCAGATCAAGGCTTAATCCAAGCTAGTGGATTTTGGGAACTGGGTTTAGGTGAACCTTACCCGATTTCGGCAATTCATGGTAGCGGTACAGGGGAAATCCTGGATGAATTAATTACCCACGTCCCCAATGTGAAGGATTCACCCGAAGATAATGTGATTAAAGTCGCAATTATCGGTCGTCCCAATGTAGGCAAATCCAGCTTATTGAATGCTTTTGTTGGGGAAGAACGAGCTATCGTTAGCCCCATTTCCGGCACCACTCGTGATACCATTGATACAGAAATTGTTAGAAATGGGCAAACTTACCGCTTAATTGACACCGCCGGTATTCGCAAAAAGAAACATATAGAATACGGTACGGAATTCTTTAGCATTAACCGTGCTTTTAAAGCCATTCGGCGCGCTGATGTAGTGTTATTAGTATTAGACGCTGAAGATGGAGCGACAGAACAAGACCAAAAATTAGCAGGTCGCATTACTGAAGAAGGTCGCGCTTGCATTATCGTGGTTAACAAGTGGGATGCAGTAGAAAAAGACTCTTACACCATCTACGACTATGAAAAAGGTCTAGAAGCACGCTTACATTTTACCGAATGGGCAGATATAATTTTTGTCAGTGCGGTGACAGGACAGCGGGTAGAAAAGATTCTAGAATTGGTGAATAAAGCCGCTCAAGCGCACAAACGTCGTGTCACGACATCCGTAGTTAATGAAGTCCTCACAGACGCTGTTAGCTGGCATTCTCCACCAACATCACGGGGCGGTCGTCAAGGTAAGATATATTATGGTACACAAGTAAGTACCCAACCACCAACCTTTGCTTTATTTGTCAACGATGCACAACGGTTTAATGATAATTATCGCCGTTACATTGAAAGACAGTTCCGCAAACAATTAGGATTTGATGGTACACCGATTCGTTTATTTTGGCGGAGTAAGAAAGTGCGAGAAATGGAACTTGGTAGTCTCAACCGAGCAACTCGCGTAAAATAG
- a CDS encoding C4-dicarboxylate ABC transporter — MIYLLNIFIDLLTPLGGVLSYCSLLRIAFDAIFGALLFLQCLLSLHMFIFMLPWIFSLRNFSL, encoded by the coding sequence ATGATTTATCTCTTGAATATCTTCATTGATCTGTTGACTCCTCTGGGCGGTGTTCTTTCTTATTGCTCCTTATTGAGAATAGCTTTTGATGCTATTTTTGGTGCTTTACTGTTTCTCCAATGCCTTTTATCACTGCATATGTTTATTTTTATGCTGCCTTGGATTTTTTCTCTCCGTAATTTCTCTCTGTGA
- a CDS encoding heme o synthase, producing MIETNVSRRHHDTFLQVIQSYYQLTKPRIIPLLLITTAGSMWIAAKGQVDPWLLIVTLIGGTLAAASAQTINCIYDRDIDHDMERTRHRPMPSGRVQPRDALIFAIALAVASFTLLTVFANLLAAVLAFSGIVFYVLVYTHWLKRHSTQNIVIGGAAGAIPALVGWAAVTDTLSWAAWLIFAIVFLWTPPHFWALALMIRDDYAKVGIPMLPVVAGDQATVRQIWYYTMLTVITTVLLFYPLHASGVVYAVIALSLGGFFIHKAWRLLQSPEDRTVARELFLYSISYMMLLCLGMVIDSLPFTRSLVTGVVSYLHLL from the coding sequence ATGATTGAGACTAATGTCTCTCGTCGCCACCACGATACATTTCTACAAGTAATTCAGAGTTACTACCAGCTAACCAAACCCCGAATTATTCCTTTGCTGTTGATTACGACTGCGGGGAGTATGTGGATAGCTGCTAAGGGGCAGGTTGATCCCTGGTTGTTGATTGTGACTTTGATTGGTGGTACTTTGGCTGCTGCCAGCGCCCAAACGATTAACTGTATCTATGACCGTGATATAGATCATGACATGGAACGGACGCGCCATCGTCCTATGCCTTCTGGTAGGGTTCAGCCCCGTGATGCTCTGATTTTTGCGATCGCACTGGCTGTTGCTTCTTTTACCCTCCTGACGGTATTCGCCAATTTACTGGCAGCGGTTTTAGCATTTTCTGGCATCGTTTTTTATGTTTTAGTCTATACACATTGGCTAAAACGCCATAGCACTCAAAATATTGTTATTGGTGGTGCTGCTGGAGCAATACCCGCTTTGGTGGGTTGGGCAGCGGTTACTGATACTTTAAGCTGGGCTGCTTGGCTGATTTTTGCGATCGTTTTTTTGTGGACTCCTCCTCATTTCTGGGCTTTGGCTTTGATGATTCGTGATGATTATGCCAAGGTGGGTATACCTATGTTACCTGTGGTTGCTGGTGATCAGGCAACGGTACGCCAGATTTGGTACTACACTATGCTAACAGTGATTACAACAGTTTTGCTGTTTTATCCTTTACACGCTAGTGGTGTTGTCTATGCAGTTATCGCTTTAAGTTTGGGTGGATTTTTCATCCACAAAGCTTGGCGTTTGTTGCAAAGTCCAGAGGATCGAACTGTGGCTAGGGAGTTGTTTCTTTATTCCATTTCCTACATGATGCTTTTGTGTCTGGGGATGGTGATTGATAGTCTTCCTTTTACTCGCAGTCTGGTGACGGGTGTGGTTAGTTATTTGCATTTGCTTTAG
- a CDS encoding COX15/CtaA family protein, with the protein MNEFVLQQQNEAATQHNSPKEVIRRLVWKICIATLILMAIGSATRVMNAGLACPDWPLCYGELVPAKEMNLQVFLEWFHRMDAALIGFSVIALLGLSWWHRRVLPNWLPWASAFALFLIVFQGVLGGLTVTELLRFDIVTAHLGTALLFFTTLLVIGTALSPYQGTGTVGKLPWVGLAASIFVYLQSLLGAVLGSRWALHQCFIGDQLCGVMYSHIFGLVPPSVATLAVVLISWRTPALHPALRKLANLAGGLLILQLVLGVATFRLHLQVEPLTVSHQAIGATLLGSLVVFTVLAVRDWFANREIKIANG; encoded by the coding sequence ATGAACGAATTTGTCCTACAACAGCAAAATGAAGCGGCAACCCAACACAATAGCCCCAAGGAAGTAATTCGTCGCTTGGTGTGGAAGATTTGCATAGCCACCTTAATTTTGATGGCCATAGGCAGTGCCACCCGCGTGATGAATGCTGGACTTGCTTGCCCAGACTGGCCTTTGTGCTATGGAGAATTGGTGCCGGCTAAAGAAATGAATCTCCAGGTGTTCTTGGAGTGGTTTCACAGAATGGATGCGGCTTTGATTGGTTTTAGCGTGATCGCTCTTTTGGGTTTATCCTGGTGGCATCGTCGTGTTCTACCCAACTGGCTGCCTTGGGCTTCTGCATTTGCGCTGTTCTTAATCGTTTTCCAAGGTGTTTTGGGAGGGCTTACCGTTACCGAATTGCTGCGGTTTGATATTGTTACCGCCCATTTGGGAACGGCGCTATTATTTTTTACTACCCTCCTAGTCATCGGTACAGCACTTAGCCCGTATCAGGGAACTGGAACGGTTGGTAAGCTGCCTTGGGTGGGTTTAGCTGCCTCTATTTTCGTTTACTTACAAAGTCTACTAGGTGCTGTGCTAGGTTCTCGCTGGGCGCTACACCAATGTTTTATTGGGGATCAACTCTGTGGAGTGATGTACAGCCATATCTTTGGTTTAGTGCCACCGTCGGTAGCAACGTTAGCAGTTGTATTAATTTCCTGGCGTACACCAGCACTGCACCCAGCCTTGCGAAAATTGGCAAATCTGGCGGGTGGGTTGTTAATTTTACAACTAGTTTTAGGAGTTGCCACCTTCCGGCTACATTTACAAGTCGAACCTCTCACTGTTTCTCATCAAGCCATTGGTGCAACTTTGTTAGGTAGTTTGGTTGTGTTCACAGTTTTAGCAGTACGGGACTGGTTTGCTAATCGAGAAATCAAAATTGCGAATGGGTAA
- a CDS encoding cytochrome c oxidase subunit II, protein MKIPSSIWTLLIGIVLTLASLWYGQNHGLLPTAASDEAVLIDGLFNAMMTVSTSIFLIVEGVLVYSIFKYRRRAGDNEDGPPIEGNVPLEILWTAIPAIIVIGISVYSFDVYNEIGGFNPHTAHEAAIMQESISMPGTAIAVTLSDTPGSTEPNLNQEKSDEAMQDPSTAAVPNPDTPQMHNGSGVGSVAPTLGASREKEGQASQLVVNVSALQYAWIFTYPDTGVTTGELHVPIGREVQMNMTANDVIHAFWIPEFRLKQDVIPGRQTEIRFTPKTPGDYSLICAELCGPYHGAMRTQVVVESQPAFDSWMQEQLVASKDTLNQAVSINPANNMSVDKFLAPYSKDMGIHPEMLHQVHH, encoded by the coding sequence GTGAAAATTCCAAGTTCGATCTGGACGTTACTCATTGGCATCGTCCTCACCCTAGCCAGCCTTTGGTACGGTCAAAATCACGGTCTGTTACCCACGGCCGCATCAGATGAAGCCGTATTGATAGATGGTCTATTTAATGCGATGATGACCGTTTCTACGAGTATATTTTTAATAGTTGAAGGTGTATTAGTTTACTCCATCTTCAAATATCGTCGGCGTGCAGGTGACAACGAAGACGGTCCACCAATTGAAGGTAATGTACCTCTAGAAATCCTCTGGACAGCGATCCCAGCAATTATCGTCATCGGCATTTCTGTATATAGCTTTGATGTATACAACGAAATCGGCGGCTTCAATCCCCATACAGCCCACGAAGCAGCGATCATGCAAGAATCAATCTCCATGCCAGGAACTGCTATAGCTGTTACCTTAAGTGATACACCAGGTAGCACAGAACCAAATCTGAACCAGGAAAAATCAGACGAGGCTATGCAAGACCCTTCCACTGCAGCCGTCCCCAATCCTGACACTCCCCAAATGCACAATGGTTCCGGTGTTGGTAGTGTTGCTCCCACTTTGGGCGCAAGTCGGGAAAAAGAGGGACAAGCATCGCAATTAGTCGTTAACGTCTCTGCACTCCAGTACGCTTGGATTTTCACCTATCCAGATACAGGTGTCACTACAGGTGAACTCCACGTACCCATAGGGCGCGAAGTACAAATGAACATGACAGCTAACGATGTCATCCATGCCTTTTGGATTCCAGAATTCCGCCTGAAACAAGATGTGATCCCCGGTAGACAAACCGAGATTCGCTTCACACCCAAAACTCCCGGTGATTATTCCTTAATTTGTGCTGAGTTGTGTGGCCCCTACCACGGTGCAATGAGAACCCAAGTGGTGGTAGAGTCCCAACCAGCTTTTGATAGTTGGATGCAAGAACAGCTAGTTGCTAGTAAAGATACCCTAAATCAAGCTGTGTCCATTAACCCAGCAAATAATATGTCAGTAGACAAATTTCTCGCCCCTTACAGCAAAGATATGGGCATTCATCCAGAAATGCTGCATCAAGTCCACCATTAG
- the ctaD gene encoding cytochrome c oxidase subunit I has protein sequence MTQAQLQETAHIPTLREEPGDRKWWEFFTFSTDHKVIGIQYLVTSFIFYCIGGVMADLVRTELRTPDIDFVTPEVYNSLFTLHATIMIFLWIVPAGAGFANYLIPLMIGARDMAFPRLNAVAFWMIPPAGVLLTLSLAVGDAPDAGWTSYPPLSLVTGQVGEAIWITSVLLLGTSSILGAINFLVTILKMRVPGMGVHQMPLFCWAMLATSALVLVSTPVLSGALILLAFDLLAGTTFFNPTGGGDPVVYQHMFWFYSHPAVYIMILPFFGAISEILPVHARKPIFGYKAIAYSSLAISFLGLIVWAHHMFTSGIPGWLRMFFMITTMIIAVPTGIKIFGWLATIWGGKISLNSPMIFAMGFLGTFVIGGISGVMLASVPFDIHVHDTYFVVAHLHYVLFGGSVLGIFAAIYHWFPKMTGRMINEFWGKVHAVLTIVGLNMTFLPMHKLGMMGMNRRIAQYDSKFTSLNEICTYGSYILAISTLPFIINAVWSWLYGPKAANNPWRGLTLEWMTTSPPAIENFEKLPVLTTGPYDYGVSEKIVDVNKVLSIKLDEPYPTIESNV, from the coding sequence ATGACTCAAGCACAATTACAAGAAACCGCTCATATTCCCACCCTCCGAGAAGAACCAGGGGATAGAAAGTGGTGGGAATTTTTTACATTCAGCACCGACCATAAAGTAATTGGTATTCAATACCTAGTCACATCATTTATTTTCTACTGTATTGGGGGCGTGATGGCTGACTTGGTGCGGACAGAACTCCGTACACCAGATATAGATTTTGTCACCCCAGAAGTTTATAACAGCCTGTTTACACTCCACGCCACAATCATGATTTTCCTGTGGATTGTTCCAGCAGGGGCAGGTTTTGCGAACTATCTCATCCCCCTGATGATTGGGGCTAGGGATATGGCTTTTCCTCGCTTAAATGCGGTGGCTTTTTGGATGATTCCCCCTGCGGGTGTGTTGCTGACCCTAAGTTTGGCTGTGGGTGATGCACCGGATGCAGGTTGGACTTCCTACCCTCCCTTAAGTTTGGTAACAGGTCAAGTAGGTGAGGCAATTTGGATTACCAGTGTCCTGTTGTTGGGAACTTCTTCGATTTTGGGGGCGATTAACTTTCTCGTCACGATCCTCAAAATGCGTGTCCCCGGCATGGGAGTCCATCAAATGCCCTTGTTCTGTTGGGCAATGTTGGCAACTTCAGCATTAGTGCTGGTATCTACACCAGTTCTGTCCGGAGCGCTGATTTTGCTGGCTTTTGACTTACTCGCAGGGACAACATTTTTCAATCCGACTGGTGGTGGTGATCCGGTGGTTTACCAACATATGTTTTGGTTCTACTCCCATCCAGCAGTTTACATCATGATCTTGCCTTTCTTTGGGGCAATTTCAGAAATTCTTCCAGTTCATGCCCGTAAGCCCATTTTTGGTTATAAAGCGATCGCCTATTCTTCCCTTGCTATCAGCTTTTTAGGGTTAATCGTCTGGGCGCACCACATGTTTACCAGCGGCATCCCTGGTTGGTTGCGGATGTTTTTCATGATCACAACAATGATCATCGCTGTTCCTACCGGAATCAAAATTTTCGGGTGGTTAGCAACTATCTGGGGTGGCAAAATCAGCCTCAATAGTCCCATGATTTTTGCAATGGGTTTTTTGGGAACATTTGTGATTGGCGGTATCAGTGGTGTGATGTTGGCATCAGTACCTTTTGATATTCACGTTCACGATACCTATTTTGTCGTTGCGCACCTACACTACGTTCTCTTTGGCGGTAGCGTACTAGGAATTTTTGCAGCCATTTATCATTGGTTCCCGAAAATGACGGGACGAATGATAAACGAATTTTGGGGTAAGGTTCACGCAGTTTTGACCATTGTTGGTCTGAATATGACTTTTTTACCCATGCACAAGCTGGGAATGATGGGTATGAATCGCCGTATTGCCCAATATGACTCCAAATTCACTTCTTTGAATGAAATCTGTACCTACGGGTCTTATATCCTAGCTATTTCCACATTACCCTTTATTATCAATGCCGTATGGAGTTGGTTATATGGACCTAAAGCAGCTAATAATCCTTGGCGCGGTCTTACCCTAGAATGGATGACTACTTCACCACCAGCCATTGAGAATTTTGAAAAACTCCCTGTTTTAACCACAGGACCTTATGACTACGGCGTAAGTGAAAAAATTGTTGATGTTAATAAAGTATTAAGTATCAAACTAGACGAACCCTATCCCACAATTGAGTCCAATGTGTAA
- a CDS encoding cytochrome c oxidase subunit 3 gives MQSQIIDPAKIEANHHHAATVDHHEAHPDHRLFGLVVFLIAEGMIFLGMFGAYLAFRSTLPVWPPAGTPKLELLLPGVNTVNLIASSFVMHNADTAIKKNDEKGMRSWLAITAAMGAVFLVGQVYEYTHLEFGLTTNLFASTFYVLTGFHGLHVTIGVLAILAVLWRSGTPGHYSNQKHFGIQATELYWHFVDVIWIILFGLLYLL, from the coding sequence ATGCAAAGTCAAATAATTGACCCAGCGAAAATAGAAGCGAATCATCACCACGCTGCAACAGTTGACCATCATGAAGCACATCCAGACCATCGTTTGTTTGGTTTGGTTGTCTTTCTGATTGCGGAAGGAATGATTTTTCTGGGTATGTTCGGCGCTTATTTAGCTTTCCGTTCTACCTTACCTGTGTGGCCTCCTGCTGGAACACCGAAGTTAGAACTGTTGCTACCTGGTGTAAATACCGTTAACCTGATTGCCAGCAGCTTTGTCATGCACAATGCTGATACTGCGATCAAAAAGAATGATGAAAAGGGAATGCGTAGCTGGTTAGCTATTACAGCGGCTATGGGTGCAGTTTTTTTGGTGGGTCAGGTTTATGAATATACCCATCTCGAATTTGGTTTGACTACCAATTTGTTCGCTAGCACATTTTACGTTTTAACTGGTTTTCACGGTTTGCACGTCACTATCGGCGTTTTAGCCATTTTGGCGGTGTTGTGGCGATCGGGTACTCCTGGTCACTATAGCAACCAAAAGCACTTCGGTATTCAAGCCACTGAACTTTACTGGCACTTCGTAGATGTAATTTGGATCATTTTGTTCGGATTACTTTATTTACTGTAA
- a CDS encoding right-handed parallel beta-helix repeat-containing protein: MEGKTANPAIRHCMIHDGKTQGIYIDDNAKAIVEDCEIVANTYPGVTIKNGSNPTIRRCKIHDGKSNSLWSTDK; this comes from the coding sequence ATGGAGGGAAAAACAGCCAATCCTGCTATTCGTCACTGTATGATTCATGATGGCAAAACCCAAGGCATATATATAGATGATAATGCTAAAGCAATAGTAGAAGATTGTGAGATTGTTGCTAATACTTATCCTGGTGTTACCATTAAAAATGGTAGTAATCCAACTATCCGACGCTGTAAAATTCATGATGGGAAATCTAACAGCCTTTGGAGCACAGATAAATGA